The Deltaproteobacteria bacterium genome has a segment encoding these proteins:
- a CDS encoding adenylate kinase: MLNLILLGPPGAGKGSQAKSLAARYGIPHISTGDILRAAVRDRTELGVKAKTYMDKGALAPDDLVVEIVAERVKMDDCKAGFILDGFPRNIPQAEAVEMMLGALGKKTDKVINIQVSHREIIKRLSGRWVCRNCGEGYHIIFNPPMENKKCDKCKGEIYQRDDDKEDTILARLKVYDEQTAPLIDFYKKKGSLVTVDGIGGFQEITEKIVNVVKGK, from the coding sequence GTGTTAAACCTTATCCTGCTTGGGCCTCCGGGTGCAGGAAAGGGGAGCCAGGCTAAAAGCCTTGCAGCCCGCTATGGTATTCCCCATATATCTACAGGCGACATATTAAGGGCTGCTGTAAGGGATAGGACCGAACTTGGTGTAAAGGCCAAGACATATATGGATAAAGGGGCGCTGGCGCCGGATGACCTTGTAGTGGAGATAGTCGCAGAGAGGGTTAAAATGGATGATTGTAAGGCCGGTTTTATACTTGATGGTTTTCCAAGAAATATTCCGCAGGCTGAGGCTGTTGAAATGATGCTGGGGGCTCTGGGGAAAAAAACAGACAAGGTGATAAATATTCAAGTTTCGCACAGGGAGATTATAAAAAGGCTTAGCGGCAGGTGGGTGTGCAGAAATTGCGGAGAAGGGTATCATATTATTTTTAATCCGCCGATGGAAAATAAAAAATGCGATAAGTGCAAAGGCGAGATATATCAGAGGGATGATGACAAAGAAGATACGATTCTTGCCAGGCTTAAGGTTTATGATGAGCAGACAGCGCCGCTTATAGATTTTTATAAGAAAAAAGGCTCCCTTGTGACAGTAGACGGCATAGGGGGATTTCAAGAGATAACAGAAAAGATAGTGAATGTTGTTAAAGGAAAATGA
- the map gene encoding type I methionyl aminopeptidase — translation MLLKENEIIVLKSPDEIEKMRKSNLIVAEILAAVRVAVRPGVTTIELERLCEEELKKRKVRPAFKGYMGYPYCLCTSVNEEVVHGMPSKRVLKEGDILSVDVGIECGGYYGDAAVTIPVGRISDEADRLVRVAEASLKLAIEKVMIGNRLFDISYAVQSYVEGNGFSVVRAFVGHGIGRDLHEPPQVPNFGTPGKGVRLKAGMVLAIEPMINAGGSDVVIMEDGWTAVTKDGSLSAHFEHTVAITEKGPYILSKL, via the coding sequence ATGTTGTTAAAGGAAAATGAGATAATAGTTCTCAAATCGCCAGATGAAATAGAAAAAATGAGGAAAAGCAACCTTATAGTTGCTGAAATCCTTGCTGCTGTGAGGGTGGCTGTAAGGCCGGGTGTTACAACCATAGAACTTGAAAGGTTGTGTGAGGAAGAGCTGAAGAAAAGAAAGGTCAGACCGGCCTTTAAAGGATACATGGGGTATCCATATTGTCTGTGCACTTCAGTGAATGAAGAGGTTGTTCATGGAATGCCTTCAAAGAGGGTTTTAAAAGAAGGCGATATCCTGAGTGTGGATGTTGGAATTGAGTGCGGTGGTTATTATGGCGATGCTGCCGTAACAATACCTGTAGGCAGAATATCGGATGAGGCTGATAGATTGGTAAGGGTTGCTGAGGCCTCGCTGAAGCTGGCCATAGAAAAGGTCATGATTGGCAACAGGCTTTTTGATATATCTTATGCTGTTCAGAGCTATGTGGAAGGAAACGGTTTTTCTGTGGTAAGGGCATTCGTAGGGCATGGAATAGGCAGGGACCTGCATGAACCCCCGCAGGTTCCTAATTTTGGAACGCCAGGCAAAGGGGTAAGATTAAAAGCTGGCATGGTTCTTGCGATAGAGCCTATGATAAATGCAGGCGGAAGCGATGTGGTTATTATGGAAGACGGCTGGACTGCTGTTACAAAGGATGGCAGCCTTTCGGCGCATTTTGAACATACAGTAGCGATAACGGAAAAAGGTCCGTATATCTTGAGCAAACTTTAA
- the infA gene encoding translation initiation factor IF-1: MVKEEAIQVEGTVIETLPNAMFRVELENKHVVLAHVSGKMRMHFIKILPGDKVTVELSPYDLTRGRIIYRVK, encoded by the coding sequence ATGGTTAAGGAAGAGGCAATACAAGTAGAAGGTACTGTAATTGAAACTCTGCCAAATGCTATGTTCAGGGTAGAGCTTGAAAATAAACACGTGGTGCTGGCGCATGTTTCAGGCAAGATGAGGATGCATTTTATAAAGATACTGCCCGGCGATAAGGTTACTGTAGAGCTTTCACCGTATGACCTGACCAGAGGCAGGATAATATACAGGGTAAAGTGA
- the rpmJ gene encoding 50S ribosomal protein L36, whose amino-acid sequence MKVRSSVKKICDKCKVVKRKGVVRVVCDNPKHKQRQG is encoded by the coding sequence ATGAAGGTAAGAAGTTCTGTTAAAAAGATCTGCGATAAGTGCAAGGTGGTAAAGCGCAAAGGTGTTGTGAGGGTTGTGTGTGATAACCCAAAACATAAGCAGAGGCAGGGATAG
- the rpsM gene encoding 30S ribosomal protein S13 translates to MARIGGVDLPKNKRVEIALTYLYGIGGAASKKILDESGIDPNTRTQNLTEGQIAHVRKILDRDYKVEGDLRKEVAMNIKRLMDIGSYRGIRHRRRLPVRGQRTHTNARTRKGPRKASISIKKAE, encoded by the coding sequence TTGGCAAGGATAGGCGGTGTAGATTTACCAAAAAATAAAAGGGTAGAGATAGCGCTTACATATCTGTATGGGATAGGCGGGGCAGCCTCAAAAAAGATTCTTGATGAGTCAGGGATAGACCCCAATACGAGGACACAGAATCTTACTGAGGGTCAGATTGCCCATGTAAGAAAGATACTGGATAGAGACTATAAGGTGGAAGGCGACCTCAGAAAAGAGGTTGCCATGAATATAAAGAGGCTTATGGACATTGGTTCATACAGAGGGATTAGGCATAGGAGAAGACTTCCTGTCAGGGGGCAGAGGACCCATACAAATGCAAGGACGCGGAAAGGACCGCGAAAGGCAAGCATCTCGATAAAGAAGGCGGAATAG
- the rpsK gene encoding 30S ribosomal protein S11: MAKVKKEKRVAAKGIANIQSTFNNTLITITDNNGNVLAWSSAGSNGFKGSRKGTPFAAQVAAEVAAKKAMEYGVKSVDVYIKGPGAGRESALRSIQAAGLNVSLLKDVTPIPHNGCRPPKRRRV; this comes from the coding sequence ATGGCAAAGGTGAAGAAAGAAAAAAGGGTAGCAGCAAAAGGTATTGCAAATATACAGTCCACATTTAACAATACTCTAATTACAATAACGGATAATAACGGTAATGTACTTGCATGGAGCAGCGCCGGAAGCAACGGTTTTAAGGGGTCAAGAAAGGGGACACCCTTTGCGGCCCAGGTTGCGGCAGAGGTTGCTGCAAAAAAGGCTATGGAATATGGGGTTAAAAGCGTTGATGTGTATATAAAAGGGCCGGGGGCAGGCAGAGAGTCGGCGCTCAGATCCATTCAGGCTGCAGGGCTTAATGTAAGTCTTCTTAAGGATGTAACACCAATCCCGCATAATGGGTGCAGGCCGCCGAAAAGAAGAAGGGTTTAA
- the rpsD gene encoding 30S ribosomal protein S4, with product MGRYIESVCKLCRREGMKLFFKGDRCYTDKCAFERRSYAPGQHGQRRGKATAYALQLREKQRVKRMYGLMERQFHGYFKKAERLSGITGENLLLLLEKRLDNVVYRLGFADSRGDARQLIMHRHLRVDGKSVDIPSYIIKPGQVVEIKEKSRNRARVNEALETVERRGVPQWLELDKASYKGVVKAPPKREDITMPIQEQFIVELYSR from the coding sequence TTGGGAAGATATATTGAATCTGTATGTAAGCTATGCAGGAGAGAGGGGATGAAACTCTTTTTCAAGGGGGACAGGTGTTATACTGACAAATGTGCCTTTGAGAGGAGGAGTTATGCGCCGGGGCAGCATGGACAAAGGAGGGGAAAGGCCACTGCATATGCCTTGCAGCTTAGAGAAAAACAACGAGTCAAAAGGATGTATGGGCTGATGGAAAGGCAATTCCACGGTTACTTTAAAAAGGCAGAGAGGCTATCCGGCATCACAGGCGAGAACCTCCTCCTTCTTCTGGAGAAAAGGCTTGATAATGTGGTTTATCGCCTTGGATTTGCTGATTCAAGGGGCGATGCCAGGCAGTTGATTATGCACAGACACTTGCGGGTAGATGGTAAAAGTGTAGATATCCCGTCTTATATTATTAAGCCGGGCCAGGTAGTGGAGATTAAGGAGAAAAGCAGAAACAGGGCAAGGGTGAATGAGGCATTAGAGACTGTAGAAAGGCGGGGTGTTCCGCAGTGGCTGGAGCTTGACAAGGCAAGCTACAAAGGGGTTGTTAAAGCGCCTCCGAAGCGGGAAGATATAACTATGCCTATTCAGGAACAATTTATAGTAGAGTTGTATTCCAGATAA